Proteins encoded by one window of Yersinia massiliensis:
- the argE gene encoding acetylornithine deacetylase, whose product MKLPPFIELYRALIATPSISATDGALDQSNEALINLLAGWFADLGFRIEIQPVPNTRHKFNLLASIGETNSGTSKGGLLLAGHTDTVPYDEGRWTRDPFTLTEHDNKLYGLGTADMKGFFAFILDAVRDIDASKLSKPLYILATADEETTMAGARYFAASSQLRPDFAIIGEPTSLQPVRAHKGHISNAIRITGQSGHSSDPARGVNAIDLMHESITELMKLRTKLQERYHNPAFTVPYPTMNFGHINGGDAANRICACCELHMDIRPLPGLTLSDLDELMAEALAPVSERWPGRLSIDELHPPIPGYECPTDHHMVGVIEKLLGERTAVVNYCTEAPFIQQICPTLVLGPGSINQAHQPDEFIDMAFIEPTRELIGQLVDHFCQQK is encoded by the coding sequence ATTTATTGAGTTGTATCGGGCGTTAATCGCCACGCCTTCCATCAGCGCGACCGATGGCGCCCTTGATCAAAGTAATGAGGCGTTAATCAACTTGTTGGCTGGATGGTTCGCAGACTTAGGTTTTCGTATCGAAATTCAACCCGTCCCCAATACACGCCATAAATTTAACCTGCTTGCAAGTATTGGAGAAACGAATAGCGGCACAAGCAAAGGGGGGCTGCTGCTGGCTGGCCATACCGATACTGTGCCTTACGATGAAGGGCGTTGGACGCGAGATCCCTTCACACTGACCGAGCACGACAATAAGTTATACGGTTTAGGTACTGCCGATATGAAAGGCTTTTTTGCTTTCATTTTAGATGCAGTACGCGATATTGATGCCAGCAAGCTGAGTAAGCCGCTGTATATTCTGGCCACCGCCGATGAAGAAACCACGATGGCAGGCGCACGCTACTTTGCCGCCTCCTCCCAGCTGCGCCCTGATTTTGCCATTATTGGCGAACCCACCTCACTGCAACCGGTGCGGGCGCACAAAGGGCATATTTCCAACGCCATCCGTATCACGGGCCAATCCGGCCATTCCAGTGATCCAGCGCGTGGCGTCAATGCGATTGATTTAATGCATGAATCCATTACTGAGTTAATGAAACTGCGCACTAAGCTGCAGGAGCGTTATCACAATCCCGCGTTTACCGTCCCTTATCCGACGATGAATTTTGGTCATATCAACGGTGGTGATGCTGCAAACCGCATCTGTGCTTGTTGCGAATTACATATGGATATCCGCCCATTGCCCGGTCTCACCTTAAGCGATCTGGATGAGTTGATGGCAGAGGCGTTGGCACCGGTGAGTGAACGCTGGCCAGGCCGTTTGAGTATTGATGAACTGCATCCCCCGATTCCTGGCTATGAATGCCCGACAGACCATCATATGGTCGGTGTTATTGAAAAATTATTGGGTGAGCGCACTGCGGTAGTGAACTACTGCACTGAAGCGCCGTTTATCCAGCAAATCTGCCCGACACTGGTTCTGGGGCCAGGCTCAATTAATCAGGCCCACCAGCCAGATGAATTTATCGATATGGCCTTTATCGAACCCACTCGTGAGCTGATTGGTCAGTTAGTTGACCATTTTTGTCAGCAAAAATAA